CTGCTGTATTACGTAAAACCATAAGCCCAGTATTAGCTCAAAAGATGTTGATAATATTGGTTAAGGAGTTACATATAATGACTAATTCTGTTGCAAAAATGAAAAATAAGACTACGGTAGTAAAGAAATCGCGGGAGAACAATCAGTGGGAGTTCAGTCATGCCATAGCTTTCTGGGGATTGATGATTTTACTGTTCCTGCCCCCTTATTTCAGAGGACTTTTCTTCCAGCCCGAACAAGAGCGGGCCTTAATTTCTACCGCCGTCATTTTCTGGTTCGCCTGGCTGTGGAAATGGTCGAAGCGCGATAATGAGTTCCTTTCCCACCCGCTGGATTACTTCGTCCTGGCCTTTCCAATAGTTTATCTCATTTCAGCTTTTCAGGCCGCCAACTACGGCCTGGCGGTGGACGAAGTGGTCAAGACCATCCTGTATTTCCTGGTCTACTGGCTGGCCTCACGGCTAATCAGGGATGAGAAAGATATAACGACTATTCTGCACGTCATATATATAAGCGCCTTAGGAGTGGCGTTGGCCGGCCTAGCTACCACCACCGGGATTATCCATATCAATGATGGGTTTAAGGACGGGCGGATTTATTCCTCTTTCCAGTATCCCAACGCCCTGGCCAGCTACCTGGCAGCGGTGACGTTTATCGGTTTTTACCTTTGGCGCAGGACAGGCATATCCTTTACGATCTCCACCGGGGAAGAGCAAAAGAAGGTGCCCATCCGGTTGAGTACAGAATTCTTCTTCCAGTATCTATATACTGCCGGTAACTTCCTGCTTTTCACCGTGTTCCTGGGCACTAAGTCCCAGGGTGGCCTGCTAGTTTTCTCCTTAATGCTTGTTATTTTTATAGCCGGCCTGCCGAAAGGCGGTAGAATACCGGTATTTATCCATATATTGCTCACCGGGGCCTTCTCCGGTCTTGCCGCCTGGCGCTTTGTTTCTGTAGCTGTGAACAAGAGTAACGGCAGCGCCTGGTTCTGGCTTTTCGCCGGGTTGGTACTGGCCCTGGTCGGACAGGCGCTTTACTCCTTAACTGAAAGAAAAGGACTTTTGCAGTGGATCACCGTCCACAGAAAAGGTATCCTTGCTGTCATCCTTCTGACGGTACTGGCCGGTTGCGCCGGAGTATCCGTTTATGTAAACACACATACCGGAGAAGTAAGGGCGTTGCTGCAACTGGATGATATTCACCTTCGCAGCGCTATTGAACGTTTCTATTTCTACCGCGATGCACTGAAGATGTTTGCCCTGCGTCCACTCCTGGGTTGGGGCGGTGGCGGCTGGCAGGAAGCCTACCGCTCCTTCCAGAGCTATATGTATAACTCCAACCAGGTGCATAATGATTACCTCCAGATTATGGTGGAGACAGGTATTTTGGGCCTGCTGACGATCACTGGGATCTGGGCAAGCTTTTTGCGTATTGCCCACCAGCTTTACCAAGGGGCCAGGGAAAACGTCCCTGCCAGGACACTGTTCTGGATAATTACCGTGGCGGCGGTTTCCATAGGTGCACACGCCGCCATAGACTTCGACCTGTCCCTTTCCGCCATTACCCTTGTGCTTTTCACCCTGTTCGGCATTATGCGTTCTTTCCTGGCCCACCCAGCAGCCGATGTTGAGAAAAAGAAAAACAATAAATACGTGCCGCCCAACAATGCCGTCTTGGCAGGTGCTTCAATCGCTTCCGCTCTAATCCTGTTCTTCGGTGGCTGCCTGGCTACTGCTTATAGCAGCTATATAAATGTTATTCAAGCCAAGAGCTACGACCAGGCACTGTCTTTAATACAAAAAGCTATAGCCTACAATCCGTTTAACCCAATCTATTATGATGATACAAATCCACCAATCCCTTCACTTTACCACGTAGACCTGCTTCACCTCTATCAGGCTCAGGGCAAATTGGACGATGCCATGGCTGCATCCATGCGTGCCGTGGAGCTTAGTAAATACAACGCAAACAGTTACGCGGATCTGTCCACCCTATACAGCGCTAATAAGAAAACTCCGGAAGCTGTCCAGGCGGCTGAAAAAGCACTATCCCTAGCCCCGTTCCAAATCCAGTGGTACGAATTTTTATCCAAGACTTATTTAATAGCTGGGTACAACGAACTGACCGCTGGAAAGCGAGACGAAGCAAAGGAGTATTTTGAAAAAGCAGAAGGAGTTCCGGCAAAAATCCAAATTCGGATGGATACCCTCAGTGATGAAGAAAAACGCCTATGGAAAGATGCTCCACCGATGACAGTAACCCCGACGGTGAAACTAAGCGTGGGAGCGTCTCAGTATCTGCTTGGGCAATGGACTGAAGCTGACAGTAACCTCAAGGCTACCCTTGATGACGATAAGAATAAAGGTGAGGCTTTCCTCTGGCTGGCTGTACTGCGGAACAAGCAGGACCGGGCGCAGGAAGCTCAAGATTTCCTGGCTCAGGCCAAGAAGCTATCACCGGATCTGGCAAAGGATTATGAGCAACTTAAGAGTCTGCCTGTTTTGAGAAGGTAATTTCCTTAGGGTTCATAAGTCATTTATAGCGAACATAGACAGAATCAGTAGAATTGGAGGAGGCAATGGAATGAAATTTAAGTTACTTGGGTTAAAAACAGTGATTTTTGGTGTTGCTCTTGTTGCTGGCATCGCGCTAGGAACGCTTGGTATCCTTGGCATCCATGACACGACTGCTAATGCTGGTAGTAATTATGTTTTTCCAAAAAACCAGTATGGTCAGACGTATGGCTCTAGTTTTTATGCTACTTCTCCAGAAACAGTGCCGGATTTAGTCGCGGCAGTTGGCATGGATGATACTAAAGGGTATGTGAAACGTACAGATCTAGAACAACCGTTTCCTAAAACGCCACAGGAGGCTATAGCTCTGAATAAGCAGAACTTGGCTCATCCTACACAAGAAATTCCACTCTATGATGTTGATGGTAAAACTGTTATTGGAAAATTTATCTTTGGCGGAGGAACAGTAAAAGAATTTAGAACAAAAGCAGAAAGTGACAAAGAGGGACCAAATTAAAGAATTATAAAATGCTAAAAAAATAGCAAGGGGACGCTTTTTTGCTTCCATTTCATTTACTTGGTATAAAAAAAGAAACCTGGATTTAATTAAATCATAGTTTTAAAGCCCAACCGGGAAGCAAAAAGAGCGTCCCCTTGTATCCCCTTAACTCTACTGATGGGTATTTACGTTATCTTTAGATGGGTGCCGGCGGGTACAGCAAAGAAACAAATAAAAGATGAATCAATAAGAATGGAACAAAGGAAAAAAACCTTCCTTGTTTTAACAGTATGGTCCGTTCTCATAGTTATACTTATAACGCAAAAGATGGCCGCTGACGCTTTTGCAGTGATTTTGGGAATCCTCGGAAGTCTCATTTTGATGACTCCATTGGGATACAAAGCAGCTAAGGTTCTTGACAGCATTCTGAATATTGCCGGGAAGGAGGTGTAGTCAATGCTAAAAAAAATGATAACGATAATGGTCCATGCATTAGCGTCAGTATTAGTCTTTGTTGCTTATACCGGTGTAAGCCCGTGTTGCTGGTTTATCACTTATGAACCAGACATTCCGGATAGTTTAAAACATTAGGGGACAGATGTAAATGGTAAATATTTTGCTTCTAGAAGATGAACTTTACACCAGGAGATTTCTCAAAAAGTTGGTATCTGAAAACCCTTCCGTTGACAAGGTAATTGATACTCCAAGCGGTAAAGAAGCAATCAATTTTGCCAGGGAATATAAACTGGACATAGCGCTATTGGATATAGAACTGGCTCCAGAAGAAGGGTTGAACGGAATATTAGTCGCTAAAAAAATACATGATTTCAATCCTGATATATTTTCATTGGTGTTCGGTTAAGCCCCCAATATTTCAATATTAACCAAAAGCGTCATTTTATCCCTGGAAAATAGGTGACGAATATTGTTGACATCGTTCTATTAAAAGAAGGAATGTACCCTTTCCCTTGTAGAATTCTCCTCCAAATAATACTCACGAGGAGGTTCCACATTGGCTCCAGTTCCCGGAAAAATTAATCCTTATGAGATCGAAAACGTTCTAAACAAAATGTTCTCCCCGGAGTGGCTGAGGGACACAGCGGCCAAAGTCGGGTATGTACAGCGTAACAGAAAGATCGACCCGGTCACCTTTTTCTGGGTCGTGGTGCTTGGTTTTGGAGTTGGAGTACAGCGTACCCTCGCCTCATTAAGAAGGGCCTACGAGACAGCATCGGCTGAAACACTCGTTCCATCCTCTTTTTATGACCGCTTCAATAAGGGGCTCATTGCCTTTCTTAAAGAGTGCTTGGCGCACGGCATAGTGGATCTAGCAAACCACGCCAGCCTCACGCTTTCAGATAAACTAAAGGGGTTCAAGGACCTGGTGGTGGCAGACGGCACGATCATCAGGCTGCACGATAAACTGGCTGAACAGTTTCCTGGGGCGAGGGGTAAAGCTGAGCTCAAGATACATACGGCCATCGGGATCACAGGCAACACAAAGAGCATCGCCATCTATTCCGGTAAGACCGCCGATATCAAGACCATGCGCATCGGATCCTGGGTGAAGGACAACATCCTCCTGTTCGATCTTGGCTATTTTAAGTACGAGTTGTTCAGCAGGATCAGAGGCAATGGCGGCTACTTCGTAAGCAGGCTGAAGCAATCAGCCAACCCTACCATAGTCTCGGTGTTGCGTGTCCACCAGGGTAATACGATCGACCTTGCCGGCAAAAAGCTTAAGGATATGCTCCCCCGGCTGAAGCGGGAAGTGATCGACATCGAGGTGGAGGTTTCCTTCAAAGGCAGAGCCTCTAAGGCCAAGAAAACAGAGAAAGACGGGACGTTCGAGGTCTATCATCCCAAGGGCGACACACCTAAGGTTAAAGAAACCTTCCGGTTGGTAGGGGTACGCGACAAGGAAAGCAAGACGTATCATCTCTACCTTACCAACATCACACCGGAACAGCTCCCGGCAGAAGACGTGGCGCTTCTTTACAGGGCGCGCTGGAGCATAGAACTGGTTTTCAAGGAACTGAAGCGCCTCTATCAACTGGATGTGATTTCCAGTGGGGCGCCTACCGTGATAGAATCTCTGGTGCTAGTGGCCATGCTGACCCTGGTTGTAAGCCACCGACTGCTTAACCAAATGCGACTTTGGGCTCCGGAGAAAAGCACCCGCTTTACACCTCTGCGTTGGGCCGAGTCGTTTTATGCTATTGCGCCAGTTATGATGGGCCGCGTACTCAAGACTGCTGGTATTGACGAGGATCCTCTCTTGCTCATTGTTTACTTCATGGGTGAGGGCGTCGATCCCAACGTTAACAGAGAACGACTGTTGTCGCCTTGGGTAAAAGCGGCCAATTCCCAGGGATTTGATACTATTGATTAAAATTTCTGGTAAACCGATCACGCATGGATATATTTTTTGTTTTTATAACAGGGTACTCTCAATATGCAATTGACTCATTCGCTGTCCACCCATATGACTACATTCTAAAGCCAGTGAAAAAAGCAAAAATTAATGAAATTATAAGCAATCTTACGAAAGAAATAAAAAAAAGAAACGATATTGGGAGCAGTCCCCCAAAAATTAGGATCAAAGCCAAGAATGAAATATTTATGATAGCGCCTGACGACATCCTGTTTATTGAGAAACAGGAAAAAATTAATCTGATTCATACAGAAAACAACGTTTATAAGATACATCAAACCCTAAGTAAGTTAGCAGAAAAATTAGGAGGTAATTTCCTTAGGGTTCATAGGTCATTTATAGCGAACATGGACAAAATCAGTAGAATCAGAGAGGTAGGTAACAGGTCTTATGAGATCGAATTTGACGGATATGACAAAGTTGCTTTAATGAGCCGGTATAAATTCGAAGAACATAAACACAGATTCGCCCCTTTGTAGAAGGGGTTATTTTTTGGTTATTCACGATTTTTATCTGGCCATATACACCTATAAATTGGTTATTTAGGAATAACTAGCAGAAATATGTAATTATTTGATTATAATTGTGATTAAGTTAATTTGCGAGATTGCGTATAGTCTCCATTTGTGGCAGATAATTTTGGACAAGTATTCTTGTCGAAAGGCAAGGATAGATATAGGGCGGGGCCAATAAAAAGCTATAACAGCTATCTGCTATGATACAATAGAGAGCTTTATTAGTCCTTGCCACTACTTTGAAGGGGGGTGAGTCTAATGGACAATTAAAAAGT
This window of the Pelotomaculum isophthalicicum JI genome carries:
- a CDS encoding response regulator; the protein is MVNILLLEDELYTRRFLKKLVSENPSVDKVIDTPSGKEAINFAREYKLDIALLDIELAPEEGLNGILVAKKIHDFNPDIFSLVFG
- a CDS encoding IS4 family transposase; this encodes MFSPEWLRDTAAKVGYVQRNRKIDPVTFFWVVVLGFGVGVQRTLASLRRAYETASAETLVPSSFYDRFNKGLIAFLKECLAHGIVDLANHASLTLSDKLKGFKDLVVADGTIIRLHDKLAEQFPGARGKAELKIHTAIGITGNTKSIAIYSGKTADIKTMRIGSWVKDNILLFDLGYFKYELFSRIRGNGGYFVSRLKQSANPTIVSVLRVHQGNTIDLAGKKLKDMLPRLKREVIDIEVEVSFKGRASKAKKTEKDGTFEVYHPKGDTPKVKETFRLVGVRDKESKTYHLYLTNITPEQLPAEDVALLYRARWSIELVFKELKRLYQLDVISSGAPTVIESLVLVAMLTLVVSHRLLNQMRLWAPEKSTRFTPLRWAESFYAIAPVMMGRVLKTAGIDEDPLLLIVYFMGEGVDPNVNRERLLSPWVKAANSQGFDTID
- a CDS encoding O-antigen ligase family protein encodes the protein MASKTLRAGDTAARSNNIQKAISDYEQAVKCDVTKTGTTSNNDGIPDYLKGLVNRNTAVLRKTISPVLAQKMLIILVKELHIMTNSVAKMKNKTTVVKKSRENNQWEFSHAIAFWGLMILLFLPPYFRGLFFQPEQERALISTAVIFWFAWLWKWSKRDNEFLSHPLDYFVLAFPIVYLISAFQAANYGLAVDEVVKTILYFLVYWLASRLIRDEKDITTILHVIYISALGVALAGLATTTGIIHINDGFKDGRIYSSFQYPNALASYLAAVTFIGFYLWRRTGISFTISTGEEQKKVPIRLSTEFFFQYLYTAGNFLLFTVFLGTKSQGGLLVFSLMLVIFIAGLPKGGRIPVFIHILLTGAFSGLAAWRFVSVAVNKSNGSAWFWLFAGLVLALVGQALYSLTERKGLLQWITVHRKGILAVILLTVLAGCAGVSVYVNTHTGEVRALLQLDDIHLRSAIERFYFYRDALKMFALRPLLGWGGGGWQEAYRSFQSYMYNSNQVHNDYLQIMVETGILGLLTITGIWASFLRIAHQLYQGARENVPARTLFWIITVAAVSIGAHAAIDFDLSLSAITLVLFTLFGIMRSFLAHPAADVEKKKNNKYVPPNNAVLAGASIASALILFFGGCLATAYSSYINVIQAKSYDQALSLIQKAIAYNPFNPIYYDDTNPPIPSLYHVDLLHLYQAQGKLDDAMAASMRAVELSKYNANSYADLSTLYSANKKTPEAVQAAEKALSLAPFQIQWYEFLSKTYLIAGYNELTAGKRDEAKEYFEKAEGVPAKIQIRMDTLSDEEKRLWKDAPPMTVTPTVKLSVGASQYLLGQWTEADSNLKATLDDDKNKGEAFLWLAVLRNKQDRAQEAQDFLAQAKKLSPDLAKDYEQLKSLPVLRR
- a CDS encoding accessory gene regulator B family protein, with protein sequence MMGIYVIFRWVPAGTAKKQIKDESIRMEQRKKTFLVLTVWSVLIVILITQKMAADAFAVILGILGSLILMTPLGYKAAKVLDSILNIAGKEV
- a CDS encoding LytR/AlgR family response regulator transcription factor; amino-acid sequence: MDIFFVFITGYSQYAIDSFAVHPYDYILKPVKKAKINEIISNLTKEIKKRNDIGSSPPKIRIKAKNEIFMIAPDDILFIEKQEKINLIHTENNVYKIHQTLSKLAEKLGGNFLRVHRSFIANMDKISRIREVGNRSYEIEFDGYDKVALMSRYKFEEHKHRFAPL
- a CDS encoding cyclic lactone autoinducer peptide — protein: MLKKMITIMVHALASVLVFVAYTGVSPCCWFITYEPDIPDSLKH